From Halichoerus grypus chromosome 6, mHalGry1.hap1.1, whole genome shotgun sequence, one genomic window encodes:
- the LOC118532417 gene encoding LOW QUALITY PROTEIN: keratin, type II cytoskeletal 2 oral-like (The sequence of the model RefSeq protein was modified relative to this genomic sequence to represent the inferred CDS: inserted 1 base in 1 codon; deleted 2 bases in 1 codon): protein MMSQQSSRLSQATKGFRACSAVVVSGQSRISPTRSQSASRSGGGSISPACALVRGTFGSQSLYGLGGSKSXSISVARGAAQTGSSEGCSGAFGGSLRGAGGRGMRSSSGGGSFSNRGRPGGLGGIPGGAGGLGGSGGFPLSIQEVTINQSLLHPMNMGIDPQIREVKTQEKEQIKTLNDKFASIDKVQFLEQQNKVLETKWCLLQEQLATSRASVNDLQPFFESYTSCLQAHLDRLLSERGQLDGELSTMQALVEEYKRKYDDELNKSSEAENDFTVLKKDVGISYMTKVDLEIKMESLTSEVNFLRALFETEYNQVLSESSDMSIILSMDNNRHLDLDSIITEVKAQYEEISQRNKAEAEGLNQVKLGELQTTASRYGNDLRSTKNEIAELNRMVQRLRAKIESIKRQNTNLQTTIADTEQQGEWNFKDAQAKLTELKKALQQAQENLASLLHDYQELMNIKLALDVEIATYKMLDGEECRMSGECQSPVCILVVSHTPGSKNISAGGSSSSSSSNGIWGDRGDQGI from the exons ATGATGAGCCAGCAGTCCAGCAGGCTGTCCCAAGCCACCAAGGGCTTTAGGGCCTGCTCTGCTGTTGTGGTGTCTGGCCAGAGCCGTATCAGCCCCACTAGGTCCCAGTCAGCCTCACGCTCTGGGGGAGGCAGTATCTCCCCAGCCTGTGCCTTGGTAAGGGGTACCTTTGGTAGTCAGAGCCTGTACGGCCTTGGGGGGAGCAAGA TCTCAATCAGTGTGGCCAGAGGTGCCGCCCAGACTGGGAGCTCAGAA GGTTGCTCGGGTGCCTTTGGAGGGAGCCTGCGTGGGGCTGGCGGAAGGGGCATGAGAAGTAGCTCTGGAGGAGGCTCCTTTAGCAATAGAGGGAGACCTGGTGGTTTGGGAGGCATTCCTGGTGGAGCCGGGGGCCTTGGGGGCTCAGGGGGCTTTCCCCTCAGCATCCAGGAGGTGACCATCAACCAGAGCCTCCTTCACCCCATGAACATGGGGATCGACCCTCAGATCAGGGAGGTGAAAACCCAAGAGAAGGAGCAGATCAAGACTCTCAATGACAAGTTTGCCTCCATCGACAAG GTGCAGTTCCTGGAGCAGCAGAACAAGGTGCTGGAGACCAAGTGGTGCCTCCTGCAGGAGCAGTTGGCCACCTCCAGGGCCAGCGTCAATGACCTGCAGCCCTTCTTTGAGTCCTATACCAGCTGCCTCCAGGCTCACCTGGATAGGCTGCTGAGTGAGCGGGGTCAGCTGGATGGGGAACTGAGCACAATGCAGGCACTTGTGGAGGAGTATAAGAGGAA GTATGACGATGAGCTTAACAAGAGCTCAGAGGCTGAGAATGACTTCACGGTTCTGAAGAAG GATGTGGGTATATCCTACATGACAAAAGTGgacttggaaataaaaatggagagtCTGACCAGTGAAGTCAACTTTCTGAGAGCCCTTTTTGAAACT GAGTACAACCAGGTCCTGTCGGAATCCAGTGATATGTCCATCATCCTGTCCATGGACAACAACCGGCATCTGGACCTGGACAGCATCATCACCGAGGTCAAGGCCCAGTATGAGGAGATCTCCCAGAGGAACAAGGCAGAAGCTGAGGGGCTGAACCAGGTCAAG CTTGGGGAGCTGCAGACTACAGCCAGCAGGTATGGTAATGACTTGAGGAGCACCAAGAATGAGATTGCAGAGCTCAACAGGATGGTCCAGAGGCTGCGGGCCAAGATTGAGAGCATCAAGAGGCAG aATACTAACCTGCAGACAACAATTGCTGACACTGAACAACAGGGTGAATGGAACTTCAAAGATGCTCAGGCCAAGTTGACAGAGCTCAAGAAGGCCCTGCAGCAGGCCCAGGAGAACTTGGCCTCTCTCCTGCATGACTACCAGGAGCTGATGAACATCAAGTTGGCATTGGATGTGGAGATCGCCACCTACAAGATGTTGGATGGCGAGGAGTGCAG GATGTCTGGGGAGTGTCAGAGCCCAGTGTGCATCC TTGTGGTCAGCCACACACCCGGCAGCAAGAACATTAGCGCtgggggcagcagcagcagcagcagcagcaatggCATCTGGGGCGACAGAGGTGACCAGGGCATCTGA